A DNA window from Equus przewalskii isolate Varuska chromosome 12, EquPr2, whole genome shotgun sequence contains the following coding sequences:
- the NUPR2 gene encoding nuclear protein 2, which yields MNPAGLSAQARGQPSPPEARPAVNSEEELYDCLDYYYLRDFPASGAGRSKGRTRRERELRTNRPVPGGHERKIAQKLVNGQRKRRQRQLQPRPRTRLP from the coding sequence ATGAACCCAGCGGGTCTCAGCGCCCAGGCTAGGGGGCAACCGTCGCCACCGGAGGCGCGGCCGGCCGTAAACTCCGAGGAGGAGCTCTACGACTGCCTGGATTACTACTACCTGCGCGACTTCCCGGCCTCCGGGGCTGGGCGCAGCAAGGGCCGGACGCGGCGCGAGCGGGAACTGCGCACCAACCGGCCGGTGCCCGGCGGCCACGAGCGCAAGATCGCGCAGAAGCTCGTCAACGGCCAGCGCAAGCGTCGCCAGCGCCAGTTGCAGCCACGGCCGCGCACTCGCCTCCCCTGA